gtgtgttggtgcagcagtgtgttggtgcagcagtgtgttggtgtgttggtgcagcggtgtgttggtgtgttggtgtgttggtgcagcggtgtgttggtgtgttggtgtgttggtgcagcggtgtgttggtgcagcggtgtgttggtgtgcgggtgtgttggtgtgttggtgcagcggtgtgttggtgcagcggtgtgttggtgtgttggtgcagcggtgtgttggtgcagcggtgtgttggtgtgttggtgcagcgGTGTCTGGTGAGCGGTCTCAGGCTGACGTTTCAGATCAGATGTGAACATGGAGGTAAACAGCTGTAACTGCGTAACGTGGTAATGGTTCCATTACGGAGGTCAGCGCTCAGTAAATCATttagctgcagagctgcaggctCCACTGGAGGACTTATCTGATCTGGACTCAGATCTAACGAGCTCTGTGTCGCTGGTCTCAAACTCAACAATAACACTTGACCTCTGAACCCCATGAATTAAATCAGTTTAATTCATGGGGTTCCAGCTGTCTGAACACGTGTGTTCACACAATTCAGTACAtttgaacaacaacaagtctAGAAAGCAAAGTCCTGGTGTTTCACATGGTTATTGGTGGACTGCTGAAAGTCTCAGTGTTACAACATGAGACACTGATATGGAAAATTAATCAGAGactattattaaaataataaattaattgttCAAGTCAATTCCAAAGacgtgctgcttttctttgttttatataattttcagtattttctgacacaAGAGAttgttaatgaattaatgaattgcTCATGAACATAATTGTactaaacattttattgaatatGATTATTGATATGTTCACATTATGAAATGAAAGACCCTTTCCTTCCCCCCAAACCCCTCCAAATGTGAACGACTGCTCTgttgaaacagcagcagatccCAGGTCATAATagtgttcctgtgtttttggGCGGCAAAGTAAAAAGCAGTTTGTTGTAAATGTTCTGCCTGAAGCTTTTCATCCAACTCTTTATTCTCGTGCCCTTATTTCAAACGGACCACTGGGGAAACAGCGTTTTCCTTCAGGAAATCATTCATCGTTTTGAGAGCAGGTTAGTGAAATAATTTCCTTCCTCTGCTCCGCCACAAGATCACAGCTGCCACCGCTGAGGGAACTCAGATCTACGTGTTGGTTAGACTCCTCAGGGTTCATCTCACCTGTGCACACGTTTGAACCATCCATAACCTCCTGAGCTGCAGGAGCTTAACATCTTCCTGGTTCTGAAATCTCATCAGAGATTTCCGCTCGCTCTCGCAAACCAATTAACGCAAACTCATTAGCCAACTTGTCTGAGTGCGCTTCACAAACTGATCCCGGACTGGAGGCAGCTGGTCTACAATCTGAACCGGGAACTGACGAAAGGCACATCCATCAGCAGCGCAGCTCCACCCCCCTGATAAAGTTAGCGTGAGCGCCCACACAAACGGATAAGATAAGCCCAGCTCTCCCCCTGGACACAAACTGACTGACTTGATTGTCTTCTGAATGAAGCTCATTTCTAAAACTCGGGGGAGAAGAGGAGCTGCATCACAACCAGCAGCAGGCCTCCTGCAGACACCGTTTTTCTCTCCTTGATtacttcactgctgctgcttcgtcTTTACAGGACGACTTGAAGACATTCTTTAAGTCTGGTGGTCGTCGCAGAAGAAGCGCTTGATTTATGTCTCTTTAGAGAAGTTTGTGTCGACTCCAGGAGCCGAGCACCAGCTCAGAGTGAGCCTAGATATGATGTAAGTGTTTGTACTCATCACTACATTTAAACAGGCATAGAGATTAACGGTTACTCAATATTTACACCCAATGATATGCAATATATGTCATATCATATGCACTATGGTTgacacatgcaaatgaaatatACCACACTATTCCTCAAATTACAAAAGGTTACACCAATAATCTAAATAAATCACGTCAGTCAGGTTAGCCCACTGTTTCTGAAGAGCAGGAATACGACCAGCTCTGAAACACATATTTCTCCATGTATgcagatataaataaaacaaagtcaaaccTGCATTAACAGAGTACTGttatttaacagaaaacagcagcctcACTTGTTCAGCCCGACATCTGCTGACTAAACTAATGAGATGAGAAGCTGAAACATCTGCTCAAGATACTCCTGACAGCCCCGAGCAGCATCCTACTGCAGGTCACCGTGTCAAACCTTCCTTCCATGAAACAGTGTGGATGTGAAAAATGAAGACGCTGCGTGTTTTAACAGCTCTTCCAtgtgttacatatatatatatatacatatatatatgtatgcatatatatacatatatatatgtatgcatatatatatatatatatatatatatatatatatatatatatatatatatatatatatatatattatatgtccACATCACATGACGGAAGCAAGACAACATCAGAATACTGTTGTTCTTTCCAAACTTTCAAGTCACTGACAGAAGCTGAATCTGAACCACAATCAAACAGCCACAGCGCCACCTCGTGACGGGATTACAGCAACAACTCAGAGTTCAGAAACTGGCCTGAGAGAATCTAGATCAACATTGGGAATATGATAAGAGAGGAGATGAGTGTTCggatgaaataataatgatgtgttttctatgttttctgtttccttgaTCActcacatgtaaaaacacatctctgCCGCCTGCGTCGTGTGCTGGCTCACCTGAGGCTGaagcaaagcatgctgggatgtGAGGCGACCAAATGGTGCCGTAGATGACCCCTTCATGACCCCTGAGTGTGGTCAGCGATTGGCCGAGAGTGGGGTCCCACTGGGGGGGGAcggaaaatacacaaaacacaaacacacatcaagaTTCAGTTCAcaagaaactgaaacagagagaaacaactaaaaacagacaaactcaCCACTTTAGCAGTTTGATCCCACGATCCAGAGACGATGAGGGTCTCTCCTCTGGTTTGACTCCAGTCTACAGCatacaccttcacacacacacacacgcacacacacacacacgcgaacacacacacacacacacacgcacacacacacacgaacacacacgaacacacacgaacacacacgaacacacacgaacacacacacacacacacacacacacacacacacgcacgcacacacacacacacacacacacacgaacacacacacacacacgaacacacacacacacacacacacacagtcaaaataCAGCATGAAAGACCAAATAGCTTTATCCTTCcgtgaatgaatgtgtgtgtgtgtgtgtgtgtgtgtgtgtgtgtgtgtgtgtgtgtgtgtgtgttttacctcttgtgtgtgttctttggcCACTCTCAGCGGAGCgttgtgattggctgtgtcCCACAGCTGCAGGCTGCCGTCCCCACCCCCGGCGACCATGACGTGTTCGTTGGTTTCACTCCATGCTACGTCGAACAGGCCGTCACCCCACtcccagctgacacacacacacacacacacacacacacacacacacacacacacacacacacctgtattaTTATATTGGCTCACAAATGAATCCAGGATCTTGCAGATGATCACGCGCACTAAATGAAGTGGTAAGGtctaaaaaaatttaaaaaaactgcacagcaaaatgaaagaagCACAAAcaggtcagacaaaacaaaatatcgAGGACCTCAAGATTCTTAAAAGCATAATTTTCTCCccaaaagaaaatgattcaataaaaaacaagtggaaatacaaatgacattaaaactctgaagaaacagaaaggacGACACTTTACCTTCTCATTAGAGCGACCCCCGTCTCCGTCTCATCCAGGACCAGGAGAGTGCCACAACCTACAAATATCACAAGGCGGCTCATTGAGTCAGAGATACAGATGCAGGTGAcgaaaggaaaaacaacatgaagtgtTTTAGTAAGATGCTGAAAACAGTCTCTGAACAACGTTCTTCCAAAAATGTCCCTCAGTTGGTGTTTAGATGACGGTGATGGAGAGCGCCGACTCATCACTCCAAGTCTCCCACAGGTTTACAGGATCCAGATTCATTaagctgcagctctgatgaATCTCCTATCAAACATTTCATCCCTCCTtgattattataaatatattataataacaatgcTCTCGTTTTTTCGGTTCTAGCTTTAGTCATCTGCAAATGTTGAAAGCCAATTACATTTAATTAGACTCAGACTTGATAAGCGGAGTCGAGGCCGGATTCAGACGCGCGGCTGTTGGGTTGAGGTTTGATGTCTGTGAAGGTCAAAGCTCGTCTCGTCCTCATTCATTCAGATTCTACCTTTAAGCTGTCcccatttatgtgtttgtcctgcagggTACGAACCAGTACAGCTATACTGACCAGCTATGCCGTAGTACTGGGAGGCCGTGCAGGCCACTCTGTTGGGGATGAACGGAGACACCTCCACAGCGTAGCCATGACGGGCCGGACAGCGAAACACCTTCACCATCCTcagcagctccctgcagcccacctGGGCCGCCTGCTGGAGACGCAGAGACCCAGTTAGAGATGAAGGTGACTGTGAGGTCAGCAAAGTTCAACAAgacaaggagtgtgtgtgtgagtgtgtgtgtgtgtgtgtgtgtgtgtgagtgtgtgtgtgagtgtgtgtgtgtgtgagtgtgtgtgtgtgtgtgtgagtgtgtgtgtgtgtgtgtgtgtgtgtgtgtgtgtgtgagtgtgtgtgtgtgtgagtgtgtgtgtgtgtgtgtgagtgtgtgtgtgtgtgtgtgtgtgagtgtgtgtgtgtgtgtgtgtgtgtgagagtgtgtgtgtgtgtgtgtgtgtgtgtgtgtgtgaggagcctccacacacacaaccacaacttCAGCATTATCCCTCATGGAGGAGTACTGCAGTTTTATAGCTTTATCAGCATCACtttatgtgaaaatgaataCGCACGAAATATGGAAAAGAAGACATTCTGTGGAAGAAAGGAGCGCGTTCACGTTCACGTAGAGAATCAAATATCCTTCACTTATTGACTGTAGTAGTGAACACTAGTGCAGGTGAGGTCACAGAGAGGGTTTACACATGTGAAACTACAGAAGACGTTCAGCTCAGAAAAGGAAATCTCTCCGCATCAAATGAAAAACGACACCGCCGTTAACGGCCGCTCTCCTCGGTACTCACAGCAGAAAGACAGCCGGCTTCAGACGTTAACGTCGCATCGAGTCGTTAAAACCTAAGAGTTTAGGTTTTAACGACTCTTCCACGGGTCcggcagctctcctcctcccgctGACTGCTTCACAGCTTAACCTGCTTCCGTGTTTTGATCAGCTGACCCAACTACCCGGATGAAGGCCGTGTAAGTTGTACGTCTCGCGAGGTTTCGGTAGGTGGCGGTGTTTCTCTCAGTACTGatctgaataataataacttaaataCTAATAACCTAAATATACCACGTGTCTGTGTTACAACATGTAGTAGCTGTAGAGCTTCATGACACAGAACAATGTTTATTTAGTGAATATTTCTTGTAACatgaataccccccccccccctttacatTGCTTTGCATGTCTGGTATTATGTGTATTGCATGTTTTAATCAGacaatttaatataataataataatgataataataatagtaacatTCATGATATTCTCTTCTCTTGTTATTGTTCCTCTGCATGTTTATAAATGATAACTTagattttatattatttcttaCAGATGAAAAACTACATCAGTGTCACTTTTAAATaaaccaacaaataaataaaattacataaaataccCATTTCAGAAATTCAGACTCAGAGAAACCTGACTCAATaattactatattatattatagattatattaaaacaaaccACCCaaccatgtttttttatgtggctctaaaaccaaaaatgtaaaagaaaaacgtACACatatcgcacacacacacacacacacacacctcctgcccTCTGTCACTTCCAGGATCGAGCACACGACACACTGTAGATGGCAGGTTCATTATATAACATCACCAGGCTGCAGGTTTTCTGCGTGTCTTTGTGGTTATTTGATTAAGCACAACTTTATTTAGAAACATGCACCATGTCAGCACAAAGTAAACTACAGTAATTAAGGCTGCAAGATTACATGATACACAGGATCCAGCTGATTTTGCGCTTCAGTGCAATTTCCCAGACAACTttacaattaatcaaatgactGAAAGCCAACTCACACGCAGTGAACCTGGAGGCCGAGTTGGAGTTTGGGTTACCCTAAGTTGCAAAGAAGTTCAAAGAAGTGCAAAATATTTGCATGTCTGCGCAAAGGTATGCTTGTTTTAATGGCAGTTATTGATTATTTGAACGTTGTCGTGGCCAGAGGGACTTTATATCGGCTTCATGGTGGGAGGAGATGGAATCAGTGGGTTTGAAGAGAAGACAGATCTGATATTTGCGACTGGGTGGTGCCTGTTATGTTACTTTCATGGCACTTCAGATTTGTTCtcaacagagagaaatgttgaaaGTGAGGACTGACTCAATGAGTAACTTATAGGCAGCAGTTAAATATCCTGAGTTTCTCCAACAAACATCTGATCCAgtgtattatatatgtatatcaatACATATATCAATGTGTTGAATGTTCCTTTtctacacaaatacagaaacattaaaGACTTCTTCATgattcataaataaaaacaaaaaacactgttacaagaggtttttattaaaaacaccaaatgagagaaaggagaagtTCAGCAACAgtatcataaaaatgtaaaacaaatgaactCCTCTGTAGGTGGATTAAATTATTAATGGAGGTCCATCAGTATGTGATCCGTAcagtatttataaaaatgtcacGTATTTCGGGATCACTGGAAGTTGGTAGCACCAAACTCTGCCTCATGTACAAACTGCTGGATCTTGGTTCTGACCCATGACTGCTTTTCTGCAGGAAGTCTTCTCATGGCCGGAGCCAAACTGAGTAGAAACAGAGTCACGTCATCTCTCTGATCCGTGTCCCGGTCTCTCTGAGCCTCCCGGGCCTCCGTCCTCCTCAGGTACTCCTCCAGCAGACTGTCGCTGCTCTTCCTCTTGGCTCTGGTCGGCCTGGGAGACGCAGCTCGACACTCCTCCTCCGGCTCACCATCGGTTTGGTCCGACAGCTCCGCCACCGCAGCGTCCTGCTCTTCGGTTTTCAGGTGGTTGAGCCTGGATGTGGAGCAGGACGGCAGCAGGCCGCGGTGCGTCTGAAGCTGCTGGACGTGCTGCAGATCAGGCTGCAGGACCGCGGGCGAAGACTGCGCAGGAGGCATCAGCTGATCTAAGGGTTGCGAGGAAGAGTGTGAAGAAGCCAAGGACGTAGCTAGAGACGTGACCGACTGCATC
The DNA window shown above is from Enoplosus armatus isolate fEnoArm2 chromosome 19, fEnoArm2.hap1, whole genome shotgun sequence and carries:
- the LOC139302285 gene encoding peroxisomal targeting signal 2 receptor-like; the protein is MVKVFRCPARHGYAVEVSPFIPNRVACTASQYYGIAGCGTLLVLDETETGVALMRSWEWGDGLFDVAWSETNEHVMVAGGGDGSLQLWDTANHNAPLRVAKEHTQEVYAVDWSQTRGETLIVSGSWDQTAKVWDPTLGQSLTTLRGHEGVIYGTIWSPHIPACFASASGDGTLRVWDVKGAACRLVIPAHKAEILSCDWCKYDQNIVATGSVDCSVCVWDLRNVRQPVNQLQGHTYAIRRVKFSPFSKTSLASCSYDFTVRFWDYSRNQPLLDTVEHHSEFVCGLDFNLHIPNQVVDCSWDETVKIYTPACLSAGTHSTAP